Proteins encoded in a region of the Coffea eugenioides isolate CCC68of chromosome 4, Ceug_1.0, whole genome shotgun sequence genome:
- the LOC113768901 gene encoding protein odr-4 homolog produces the protein MVKAVVGEESRLKLIEDRLSQAAVPSQVGLVIGKLSKSLDKGFVFDLIPTPLNDAGEPASSLIESGKDDGNKKKGSKSKPQSDSSALVIDRDWVSEHARQVSRMLLGGMKVIGVYIWVNESSFKNSTITLCQTVKGVSDAVPFMDTDMDERLLIHISYSPRRWTCRNCSLASNITSSSLRPCDFKMGKVLSSLKEFRCTYNFDMR, from the exons atggtGAAAGCTGTCGTCGGAGAAGAATCACGGCTAAAGTTAATCGAAGATCGGCTCAGCCAAGCCGCTGTTCCCTCTCAGGTAGGTCTTGTAATCGGGAAATTGAGCAAGAGCTTAGACAAAGGCTTCGTTTTCGATTTAATTCCGACTCCCCTGAACGACGCTGGTGAACCAGCTTCTTCACTAATTGAGAGCGGTAAAGATGATGGAAATAAGAAGAAAGGTTCCAAAAGCAAGCCTCAATCCGACTCCTCGGCTTTGGTTATCGACAGAGATTGGGTTTCCGAACACGCTCGTCAG GTCTCGAGAATGCTGCTTGGTGGGATGAAGGTTATTGGTGTCTATATATGGGTCAATGAAAGCTCCTTCAAGAATTCAACAATTACACTTTGTCAG ACTGTAAAAGGAGTCTCTGATGCAGTGCCCTTTATGGACACTGATATGGATGAGAGACTGCTCATCCACATTAGTTACAGTCCCAGAAG ATGGACCTGTCGAAATTGTTCGCTGGCTTCTAACATTACATCAAGTAGTTTACGGCCTTGTGATTTCAAAATGGGAAAAGTTTTGTCTTCCTTGAAAGAATTTAGGTGCACATATAACTTTGATATGAGGTAA
- the LOC113768812 gene encoding CBL-interacting serine/threonine-protein kinase 8-like, with product MQIKREISIMKLVRHPYVVRLHEVIASRTKIYIILEFITGGELFDKIVHHGRLSEAESRRYFQQLIDGVDYCHSRGVYHRDLKPENLLLDSQGNLKISDFGLSALPGQGVNLLKTTCGTPNYVAPEVLSHKGYDGAVADVWSCGVILYVLMAGYLPFDEIDLTTLYGKIERAEFLCPSWFPVGARSLISRTLDPNPDTRIRIEEIRNDEWFKKGYVPVKLAESEDVNLDDVNAVFNDAEEEQTNEQCGNEDVGPLVLNAFDLIILSQGLNLSALFDRKQDLVKHQTRFVSQKPAKVVLSSMEVVAQSMGFKTHIRNYKMRVEGLSADKVSHFSVFLEIFEVAPTFIMVDIQKAAGDASEYLKFYKNFCSNLEDIIWKPPTDLCKSRISLARSKRR from the exons ATGCAGATTAAGAGGGAGATATCTATAATGAAGCTTGTCAGGCATCCATATGTTGTCCGTCTACACGAG GTGATAGCAAGCCGCACCAAGATCTACATCATCTTGGAATTTATTACTGGTGGTGAATTGTTTGACAAAATT GTTCACCATGGAAGGCTAAGTGAAGCTGAATCTCGTAGATACTTCCAGCAGCTTATAGATGGTGTGGACTATTGTCATAGTAGAGGAGTCTACCATAGGGACCTAAAG CCTGAAAATCTTCTACTAGATTCACAAGGGAATTTGAAGATCTCAGATTTTGGACTTAGTGCGCTACCAGGACAA GGAGTCAACCTGCTCAAGACAACGTGTGGAACTCCAAACTATGTGGCACCAGAG GTTTTGAGTCACAAGGGCTATGATGGTGCTGTAGCAGATGTCTGGTCCTGTGGTGTCATCCTTTATGTCCTGATGGCGGGTTATCTTCCATTTGACGAGATTGATCTTACTACACTATATGGCAAG ATTGAAAGAGCAGAATTTTTATGCCCATCTTGGTTTCCAGTTGGAGCAAGATCCTTGATTTCTCGAACTTTGGACCCCAATCCTGACACG CGTATCCGaattgaagaaatcagaaatgaTGAGTGGTTTAAGAAGGGCTATGTTCCTGTGAAACTTGCTGAAAGTGAGGATGTCAATCTGGATGATGTTAATGCTGTTTTTAATGATGCTGAG GAAGAACAAACTAATGAGCAATGTGGGAATGAGGATGTAGGGCCTTTGGTTCTTAATGCATTTGATCTAATCATTCTCTCCCAAGGATTAAACCTTTCTGCCTTGTTTGATCGTAAGCAG GATTTGGTGAAACATCAAACGCGCTTTGTTTCACAAAAACCTGCAAAGGTTGTTTTATCGAGTATGGAAGTTGTTGCTCAATCAATGGGTTTTAAAACCCATATTCGTAATTATAAG ATGAGGGTGGAAGGCCTTTCTGCAGACAAGGTTTCACATTTCTCAGTATTTTTGGAG ATCTTTGAGGTTGCTCCAACATTTATTATGGTAGACATTCAGAAAGCTGCTGGAGATGCTAGTGAATATCTCAAG TTTTACAAAAACTTCTGTAGCAACTTGGAAGATATCATCTGGAAACCACCTACGGACTTGTGCAAATCAAGGATCTCCCTGGCAAGGAGTAAAAGGCGATGA